The following DNA comes from Amycolatopsis solani.
GACGGCTTCGCTGACGCCGTCCGGGAGCTCGGGCACCGGGTCCGTGCGGTTGCGCGCCGCGGCGCGGTGGGCGTCGGCGACCTTGTGCTGGGCGATGCCGTAGACGAACGCGAGGAACGGCCGGCCCTGGTCGCGGTAGGACGGCAGCGCGGTGAGCACGGCGAGGCACACCTCCTGCGCGACGTCGTCGGCCGACGCGAACGAGCGCTCGTGGCGGCCGACGCGGGCCCGGCAGTAGCGCACCACCAGCGGGCGGATGGTGGCGAGCAGCCGGGCGGTCGCGGCGCCGTCGCCGGCGATCGCGTCCGCGACCGGCTCGTCGTGCCGGCGCCAGTGCGCGGGGAACGCGTCGCCGGGCTGCGCCGCGGCGATCTCCCGGACCAGCACCCGGCTGTGCACCCGCAGCAGGGTGCCCTCCACGTCGAGGCCGGCCCGCAGCGAGTCGTGCAGCGCGGTGTTGGACTCCCGCAGCAGCTCGGTGATCGCCCGATCCCCGTACTCGGTTGCCGGCATGGTGCTCACCTTTCCCTGTCCCGCTGGTCACCGGGTCGGGCGACCCGGAGTCGCCGGAGGCGCTCCCGCACGTGGCGGAGGGTGGACCGGACGGTCGCGGGCGCGATCCGCAGCGCGTCCGCGATCTGCGCCGGGGTGAACCCGTCGAGGGACCACGCCAGGACCATCCGCTGCCGGCCGGGCAGGGCCGCGAGCAGGTCGATCAGCTCGCCGTGCTGGCCGACCAGCACGGCGAGCTCGTCGTCGGCCCGCGGGTCACCCGCCAGCGTCCAGTCCGGCCGGGCCTCGCCGGCACCGTCGAGCAGCCGCCCGGCGACCCGGCGGACCCACGCCCGCGGGTCGTCGAGGGTCGGCCACGCCTCCAGGGCGTGCACCATCGCCTCGGCGGCCGCGTCCCGCGCGGTCTCGACCTCGAACCCGGCCTTGCAGAGGAACGCCACCAGCGGCGCGAAGTCGGCGCGGAAGAACGCGTCGAAATCGTCGTGACTCCCCACCGGCCCCTCACCACCCCTCGCCTCCACAAGGACAGGTGCGCCGAGGTGACCGCTACGTGTAACGATCCGATCAAGACTGCTCGGTAGGAGTAATGGATTGGTTCTCCTGATGACACGCCGTGACGAGTGACGGCGGACTTCCCGGGTACTCGGCCCCGATGATCGAGCGAGGCAAGGTCCGGGACCCGCCGGCGGCGGACCGGCCAGGACGCGAAGCCGCGAACGGCGGATTCCGGCCGTCGGCGGCGGTGCCGTGGCCGGTGGGCGCGGTCGCCCGGAGTCTCGGCCCGGGCGGTCGCGGCGGGGCCGGAAAGCCTTGCGGGGCGCGGAGAAGCCCGGAGCCGGCCGCGCCGGCGAGACCGGTCGCCGTCCGGTGCGCCGGGGCCCGGTCTCGCCGATCGGGTGACGTGATCGACATCGAGATCCCGGGAAGAAAGGCGTAGTCTCTTGTGTTGCAGTCTTGGTTGCCCGGAGGGTGAGCCGGGGACCGAAGCCAAAACCCCTTGACCGAGGCGGGTACGCTCGCGCGTCCGCCGCGTTCAAGTCGGTTGACGCGCGATGACAATGGGAAACAGAAGAACAAGGGAGGTGAACGAAGGAAATGGAAGCCACGATGACGGGCTGGGCGGAACTCGCGGCCTGCAAGGACGAGGACCCGGAACTGTTCTTCCCGATCTCCGCGGTAGGCCCCGGCGCCCGGCAGACAGCGCAGGCCAAGGCCGTGTGCGCACGCTGCCCGGTGCGCGCCGAATGCCTGCGCTACGCGCTCGACAACGGGCTGGACCACGGTGTTTTCGGCGGGACCACCGCCGAGGACCGACGCCGGCTGGCGCGCCCCGCGCCGCAGCGGCACCGAGTGGCCTGACCGCCGCCCGGTGACCTCTTCCCGGCGGCCAAGAGCAATGAAACCGAATCCGGAAGAAAATCGGATCCGGGAGTGTGCGCGCCCGGGCGGGTGATTCCTGTGCGAATCACCCGCCCGGGCATTTTCACGCCCGTACTCGGTCGCTTATTCGCTTCGCACGGTATTGCCGTCAGCGCGACCCGTACCCATCGTGCGCAGTTGGCCACGCTTCGGGCAGGCCCCAGGCAGCGGCCGGCACCGACTCGAACGCGGCCATCGCCGTGATCAGCCCGGCTTCGACCGTCAGCAGGCTGACCCCGAACCACCCGAAGCCGTCTTCGCCCGGCCGTCGCAGGTAGGTCGCCACGGCGGGCTGGCGGTTGGCGCGGACCGGCCGCATCCGGAACCGCCCGACGCAGTGCGGCGACGCCGGGTCCATGGACAGCGACAGTGCCCGGATGATCGACGCGCGACCGTCGAACCACAGCGTGTACGGCGGCATGATCGCCTGCGCGTCTTCGCGCAGCAGCCGCGCGACCGCCGCGGGGTCGCCGTCCTCGTACGCGGCGA
Coding sequences within:
- the shbA gene encoding RNA polymerase sigma factor ShbA translates to MAAAQPGDAFPAHWRRHDEPVADAIAGDGAATARLLATIRPLVVRYCRARVGRHERSFASADDVAQEVCLAVLTALPSYRDQGRPFLAFVYGIAQHKVADAHRAAARNRTDPVPELPDGVSEAVGPEQRALRFELNERLARLLDVLPPKQREIVVLRIVVGLSAEETAAAVGSTPGAVRVAQHRALGRLRRLLGDED
- a CDS encoding WhiB family transcriptional regulator — translated: MEATMTGWAELAACKDEDPELFFPISAVGPGARQTAQAKAVCARCPVRAECLRYALDNGLDHGVFGGTTAEDRRRLARPAPQRHRVA
- a CDS encoding RNA polymerase sigma factor produces the protein MGSHDDFDAFFRADFAPLVAFLCKAGFEVETARDAAAEAMVHALEAWPTLDDPRAWVRRVAGRLLDGAGEARPDWTLAGDPRADDELAVLVGQHGELIDLLAALPGRQRMVLAWSLDGFTPAQIADALRIAPATVRSTLRHVRERLRRLRVARPGDQRDRER